One Mycolicibacterium sarraceniae genomic window carries:
- a CDS encoding ABC transporter ATP-binding protein, producing the protein MTSVPGGLPESGAVRPDPAIAAPRPAPRAASDLLRLLPYLMPYRARWVAMLIVAITSLVATVAIPLMTKAVIDGPVRHQDQHGLWVVGAAATAVGISEAVLWFIRRWLVARATMGVEVDIRKDLYARLQILPMSFHGRWQSGQLLSRIMNDLSVIRRLLSFGLVFLILNVLQITVVTIILLAMYWPLGVVVLVSIAPITLTVLHFERAFTRLSRQAQDQAGHVATHVEESALGLRAVKSFGREDYVYDRFDEQASTLYDTQIQKVAVSAKFWTMLEVIPNLTLIVVLGFGAYAAGHGLVTMGTLVAFITMMLSLVWPIASLGFLLSMTQEAMTAANRIAEIFDSPLEITDGPGVEVPQVGRLELADIGFRFPDSETFALRHVDITVEPGETLALVGATGSGKSVLASLLPRLYDVTEGAIRIDGTDIRELSLKALRETVATAFEDPTLFSMSVAENLRLGRPDASADDLARAVEIAAARFVYDLPFGLDTRIGEQGISLSGGQRQRLSLARAILAAPRILVLDDTLSALDVHTEAVVTEALGRVLSGVTAVVIAHRASTVLLADRVALLDTIDGAGTITHIGTHAELLATVPRYRFLLAADDELDDGCEQRPGWEDYDQRQRLDRAYEEACEERAVRRGGEYVASEGRRR; encoded by the coding sequence GTGACTTCTGTTCCAGGTGGGCTGCCCGAATCCGGCGCAGTGCGCCCGGATCCGGCGATCGCCGCGCCCCGGCCCGCGCCACGGGCCGCCTCCGACCTGCTGCGGTTACTGCCCTACCTGATGCCGTATCGCGCGCGCTGGGTCGCGATGCTCATTGTCGCGATCACCAGCCTGGTGGCTACCGTTGCCATCCCGCTGATGACGAAGGCTGTGATCGACGGTCCGGTACGCCACCAGGATCAGCACGGGCTCTGGGTAGTCGGTGCGGCGGCCACGGCAGTAGGCATCTCCGAGGCGGTGCTGTGGTTCATCCGGCGCTGGCTGGTGGCCCGGGCCACCATGGGCGTGGAGGTCGATATCCGCAAGGATCTCTACGCGCGCTTGCAGATCCTGCCGATGTCGTTTCACGGCCGCTGGCAGTCCGGTCAGTTGTTGTCACGAATCATGAACGACCTCAGCGTGATTCGGCGGCTGCTGTCGTTCGGATTGGTGTTCCTGATCCTCAACGTCCTGCAGATCACCGTCGTCACGATCATCCTGCTGGCGATGTACTGGCCGCTCGGGGTCGTGGTGCTGGTCTCGATAGCGCCGATCACCCTGACCGTGCTGCACTTCGAGCGGGCCTTCACCCGGCTGTCCCGCCAAGCCCAGGACCAGGCCGGCCACGTCGCCACCCATGTCGAGGAATCGGCGCTGGGATTGCGGGCGGTGAAGTCCTTCGGTCGCGAAGACTACGTCTACGACCGCTTCGACGAGCAGGCCAGCACGCTATACGACACCCAGATCCAAAAGGTCGCGGTGTCGGCGAAGTTCTGGACCATGCTCGAAGTGATCCCCAACCTCACACTGATCGTTGTGCTGGGGTTCGGGGCGTATGCGGCCGGACACGGCCTGGTCACCATGGGCACCCTGGTCGCGTTCATCACGATGATGCTGTCGTTGGTGTGGCCGATCGCCTCGCTCGGCTTCCTGCTGTCGATGACCCAGGAGGCGATGACGGCGGCCAACCGGATCGCCGAGATCTTCGACTCGCCCCTCGAGATCACCGACGGCCCCGGCGTGGAAGTGCCGCAGGTCGGCCGATTGGAGCTCGCCGACATCGGATTCAGGTTCCCCGACAGCGAGACGTTCGCGCTGCGGCACGTCGATATCACCGTCGAACCGGGGGAGACGCTGGCGTTGGTCGGCGCCACCGGGTCGGGCAAGTCGGTGCTGGCCTCGCTGCTGCCCCGGCTTTACGACGTCACCGAGGGCGCGATCCGCATCGACGGCACTGATATCCGCGAGCTTTCCCTGAAGGCACTGCGCGAGACCGTCGCCACCGCCTTCGAGGACCCGACGCTGTTCTCCATGTCGGTGGCCGAGAACCTGCGACTGGGTCGGCCGGACGCCAGTGCCGACGACCTCGCCCGGGCAGTCGAGATCGCGGCCGCTCGGTTCGTCTACGATCTGCCGTTCGGCCTGGATACCCGCATCGGGGAACAAGGCATAAGCCTGTCTGGCGGTCAGCGGCAACGGCTTTCGCTGGCCCGTGCCATCCTGGCCGCGCCGCGGATCCTGGTGCTCGACGACACCCTGTCGGCCCTCGACGTGCACACCGAGGCCGTGGTCACCGAGGCGCTGGGGCGGGTGCTGTCCGGCGTCACCGCGGTGGTCATCGCCCACCGCGCCTCGACGGTCCTGCTGGCCGACAGGGTCGCGCTGCTGGACACCATCGACGGCGCGGGGACCATCACCCATATCGGCACCCACGCCGAATTGCTGGCCACCGTGCCGCGATACCGCTTCCTGCTGGCCGCTGACGATGAACTCGACGACGGCTGTGAGCAGCGGCCCGGGTGGGAGGACTACGACCAGCGCCAGCGGCTGGATCGCGCCTATGAGGAGGCCTGCGAGGAGCGCGCCGTCCGCCGTGGCGGCGAATACGTGGCGTCGGAAGGCAGGCGGCGATGA
- the prrA gene encoding two-component system response regulator PrrA: protein MDSSSTAPRVLVVDDDPDVLASLERGLRLSGFEVATAVDGAEALRSATETRPDAIVLDINMPVLDGVSVVTALRAMDNDVPVCVLSARSSVDDRVAGLEAGADDYLVKPFVLAELVARVKALLRRRGATATFSSETIQVGPLEVDIPGRRARVNGVDVDLTKREFDLLAVLAEHKTAVLSRAQLLELVWGYDFAADTNVVDVFIGYLRRKLEAGGAPRLLHTVRGVGFVLRTQ, encoded by the coding sequence ATGGACAGTAGTTCGACCGCACCCCGGGTACTGGTGGTCGATGACGATCCCGACGTGCTCGCATCGCTGGAGCGTGGGCTGCGGCTCTCCGGATTCGAGGTGGCGACCGCCGTCGACGGCGCCGAAGCCCTGCGCTCGGCCACCGAAACCAGACCCGACGCGATCGTCCTCGACATCAACATGCCGGTGCTGGACGGTGTGAGCGTGGTGACCGCGCTGCGCGCGATGGACAACGACGTGCCGGTCTGCGTGCTCTCGGCCCGCAGCTCGGTCGACGACCGGGTCGCGGGTTTGGAGGCCGGGGCGGACGATTACCTGGTCAAACCGTTCGTGTTGGCCGAGCTGGTAGCCCGGGTCAAGGCGCTGCTGCGCCGCCGCGGCGCGACGGCCACGTTCTCCTCGGAGACCATCCAGGTCGGCCCACTGGAGGTCGACATCCCCGGCCGGCGGGCCAGAGTCAACGGTGTCGACGTCGACCTCACCAAGCGCGAGTTCGATCTGCTGGCGGTGCTCGCTGAGCACAAGACGGCCGTACTGTCCCGCGCTCAGCTGCTCGAGCTGGTGTGGGGCTACGACTTCGCCGCCGACACCAACGTCGTCGACGTCTTCATCGGCTACCTGCGCCGCAAGCTCGAGGCCGGCGGCGCGCCCCGACTGCTGCACACCGTGCGCGGCGTGGGCTTCGTATTGCGCACCCAGTAA
- a CDS encoding sensor histidine kinase, with protein sequence MPLAPIFRRTPSLRTRVAFATAIGAAIVVTIVGTIVWIGITNDRLERLDRRLDEAAGFAVPFVPRGLDQIPPSPNDQDVVITVRRGDQVRSNSDVVLPRQNSDYATTEVDGIRYRVRTVELSYPEATTLEVGATYDDTIADTNNLHRRVLVICALAVGAAAFLGWALATFAVRPFRRLAAQTRQIEAGDKAPDVEIGGATEAVEIGEAIKGLLERIWTEQERTQAALASARDFAAVSAHELRTPLTAMRVYPELEVSLAPSPTCIIIGLPAGLRLAVDNAIANAVKHGGATRVQLSAVSSRDGVEIAVDDNGSGVPKAERSEVFERFKRGSTASHSGSGLGLALVAQQAELHGGTASLANSPLGGARLVLSLPAPH encoded by the coding sequence ATGCCGCTCGCGCCGATTTTTCGCCGCACGCCCTCGCTGCGCACCCGGGTGGCGTTCGCGACGGCGATCGGCGCGGCGATCGTGGTGACGATCGTCGGCACCATCGTCTGGATCGGGATCACCAACGACCGCCTGGAACGACTGGACCGGCGCTTGGACGAAGCCGCGGGCTTCGCGGTCCCATTCGTGCCGCGCGGGCTGGACCAGATCCCGCCGTCACCCAACGACCAGGACGTGGTGATCACCGTCCGCCGCGGCGACCAGGTCCGGTCCAACTCCGATGTCGTGCTGCCTCGACAGAACTCCGACTACGCCACCACCGAGGTCGACGGCATCCGCTACCGGGTGCGCACCGTGGAGCTCTCCTACCCCGAGGCAACCACGCTGGAAGTCGGGGCCACCTACGACGACACCATCGCCGACACCAACAACCTGCATCGCCGGGTGCTGGTGATCTGCGCACTCGCCGTCGGTGCCGCCGCGTTCTTGGGCTGGGCACTGGCCACGTTCGCGGTCCGGCCGTTCCGGCGGCTGGCCGCCCAGACCCGGCAGATCGAGGCCGGCGACAAGGCGCCCGACGTCGAGATCGGTGGCGCCACTGAGGCAGTGGAGATCGGTGAGGCGATCAAGGGTCTGCTGGAGCGGATCTGGACTGAACAGGAGCGGACCCAGGCCGCACTGGCCTCGGCCCGCGACTTCGCTGCGGTGTCGGCCCACGAGCTGCGCACGCCGCTGACCGCGATGCGGGTCTACCCCGAGCTCGAGGTGTCACTGGCGCCGTCGCCGACATGCATCATCATCGGCCTGCCCGCCGGCCTTCGGCTTGCGGTGGACAACGCCATCGCCAACGCGGTCAAGCACGGTGGCGCGACCCGGGTGCAACTCTCGGCCGTGAGCTCGCGCGACGGCGTGGAGATCGCCGTCGACGACAATGGCTCCGGTGTGCCGAAAGCCGAACGCTCCGAGGTTTTCGAACGCTTCAAGCGCGGATCGACGGCGTCGCATTCCGGCTCAGGGCTCGGCCTGGCCCTGGTGGCGCAGCAGGCCGAATTGCACGGTGGGACAGCCTCACTGGCGAACAGCCCGCTCGGCGGTGCGCGGTTGGTGCTGAGCCTGCCCGCGCCACATTAG